A window of the Oncorhynchus kisutch isolate 150728-3 linkage group LG12, Okis_V2, whole genome shotgun sequence genome harbors these coding sequences:
- the LOC109900613 gene encoding protein CEBPZOS, translating into MAPKPLAPLARRLFKGVVLLEVAGVLGAYGLFYKMNTSQDFRNRMNNMLPSVLEVYYKSNEYAGVYGIREKDLEDWSKKE; encoded by the exons ATGGCCCCCAAACCATTAGCACCGTTAGCAAGGAGACTGTTCAAAGGAGTAGTACTACTTGAAGTTGCAGGTGTGCTAGGTGCTTATGGTCTTTTTTACAAGATGAACACAAGTCAAg ATTTCAGGAACAGAATGAACAACATGCTTCCCTCTGTCCTGGAAG TTTATTACAAGTCCAACGAATATGCTGGGGTTTATGGGATTCGAGAGAAAGACCTTGAAGATTGGTCCAAGAAGGAATAG
- the LOC109900612 gene encoding CCAAT/enhancer-binding protein zeta-like: MLASAEEFVYMLDENACSKFDNIGMNAMANKDKAGVRQLKWEAQRDDWVRGRDIKTLMKKAMFNKKKPQFGKPRAGKNTFKKK; the protein is encoded by the exons ATGTTGGCATCTGCTGAAGAG ttTGTGTATATGTTGGATGAAAATGCTTGTTCTAAGTTTGACAACATTGGCATGAATGCTATGGCCAACAAAGACAAAGCAG GCGTCAGGCAGCTCAAGTGGGAAGCCCAGAGAGACGACTGGGTCCGTGGCAGAGACATCAAGACCCTAATGAAGAAGGCCATGTTTAACAAGAAGAAGCCCCAGTTTGGCAAACCAAGGGCTGGCAAAAATACTTTCAAGAAGAAGTAA
- the LOC109900614 gene encoding forkhead box protein A2: MLSAVKMEGHEHSDWSAYYGEPECYTSVGNMTQHTGLGINSMNTYMSMPGMTSTSNMTGNPMNMSYVNTGVNHSMAGMSPGSGAMHGMGAGMAGMSATLNPNMSPISTQSPSMNALTSYSNMNVMSPMYGQSNIRSRDPKTYRRSYTHAKPPYSYISLITMALQQSTTKMLTLNELYQWIQDLFPFYRQNQQRWQNSIRHSLSFNDCFLKVPRSPDKPGKGSFWTLHPDSGNMFENGCYLRRQKRFRCEKDLGRETGRKNSEGGPNSSPESCNGNESPHHTLSVKDVKRPVSDPKPRQQVMSPAEHAPTPVPQTHHLPSQHHSVLVHEAHLKPEHHYSFNHPFSINNLMSSEQQQHHHKMDLKSYEQMMQYHGYGSPMTGALSMGSMSTKTGLDVASTPTDTSYYQGVYSRPIMNSS, from the exons ATGCTAAGCGCTGTTAAAATGGAAGGACACGAGCATTCAGACTGGAGTGCTTACTACGGAGAGCCCGAG TGCTACACCTCAGTTGGAAACATGACACAACACACCGGTCTGGGAATTAACTCAATGAACACCTATATGAGCATGCCTGGAATGACTTCAACCAGCAACATGACAGGCAACCCCATGAACATGTCATACGTCAACACGGGTGTGAACCACTCCATGGCCGGGATGTCACCGGGCTCCGGGGCCATGCACGGTATGGGAGCAGGGATGGCGGGCATGAGCGCGACGCTGAATCCGAATATGAGCCCCATAAGCACCCAGTCTCCATCGATGAATGCCCTGACCTCCTATAGCAATATGAACGTTATGAGCCCCATGTATGGACAGTCCAACATAAGGTCAAGGGACCCCAAAACATACAGGAGAAGCTATACGCACGCCAAGCCCCCATATTCCTACATTTCTCTCATCACCATGGCCTTACAGCAGTCTACCACAAAGATGCTGACGTTGAATGAGCTATACCAGTGGATCCAGGACCTCTTCCCCTTCTACAGACAGAACCAGCAGCGCTGGCAAAACTCTATCCGCCACTCTCTGTCCTTCAACGACTGCTTCCTCAAAGTGCCCAGGTCCCCGGATAAACCAGGCAAAGGATCTTTCTGGACTCTTCACCCGGACTCAGGGAATATGTTTGAGAACGGCTGCTATCTCCGAAGGCAAAAGCGGTTCAGATGCGAGAAAGACCTCGGCAGGGAAACCGGGAGGAAAAATTCCGAGGGAGGCCCTAACAGCAGCCCAGAGAGCTGTAACGGTAACGAATCACCCCACCATACCCTGTCCGTTAAAGACGTCAAACGGCCCGTATCTGACCCAAAACCTCGGCAGCAGGTAATGAGCCCCGCCGAGCACGCGCCCACTCCTGTCCCACAGACACACCATCTTCCGTCTCAACATCACTCGGTGCTCGTGCACGAAGCGCACCTGAAACCCGAACACCACTATTCATTCAACCACCCTTTCTCCATCAACAATCTAATGTCGtcggagcagcagcagcatcaccaCAAAATGGACCTAAAATCGTATGAACAGATGATGCAGTATCACGGTTATGGTTCACCGATGACCGGGGCACTGTCCATGGGCTCAATGTCAACTAAAACCGGCTTAGATGTTGCTTCGACACCCACAGACACTTCTTACTACCAAGGTGTGTATTCGAGGCCAATCATGAACTCTTCTTGA